One stretch of Limnohabitans sp. DNA includes these proteins:
- the upp gene encoding uracil phosphoribosyltransferase, with protein sequence MDQLTVVKHPLVQHKLTLMREKDTSTASFRQLLREISLLLAYEVTRELPMTTKRIETPLVEMDAPAIEGKKLALVSILRAGNGLLDGILELIPAARVGFLGLYRDPATLQPVQYYCKLPEQLEDRVSIVVDPMLATGNSSVAAVSILKEAGAKNIRFLCLLAAPEGIKRMQAAHPDVPIVTASVDSHLNDHGYIVPGLGDAGDRMFGTK encoded by the coding sequence CTGGACCAACTTACCGTCGTCAAACACCCGCTGGTGCAGCACAAGCTGACCCTGATGCGGGAAAAGGACACCTCGACCGCCTCCTTCCGACAGCTCTTGCGCGAGATCAGCCTGCTGCTTGCCTATGAAGTGACGCGCGAATTGCCCATGACGACGAAGCGGATTGAAACCCCGCTGGTAGAGATGGATGCCCCCGCCATCGAGGGCAAGAAGCTGGCACTGGTGTCGATACTGCGGGCCGGGAACGGGCTTCTGGACGGCATCCTCGAACTGATTCCCGCCGCGCGGGTAGGCTTCCTGGGGCTTTACCGCGACCCCGCCACGCTGCAGCCGGTGCAATACTATTGCAAGCTGCCCGAACAACTTGAGGACCGGGTGTCCATCGTGGTCGATCCCATGCTGGCCACGGGCAATTCAAGTGTGGCTGCTGTTTCCATTTTGAAGGAGGCGGGGGCGAAGAATATCCGCTTCCTGTGTCTGCTGGCTGCGCCCGAAGGCATCAAGCGGATGCAAGCGGCGCATCCTGACGTGCCGATCGTGACAGCCTCTGTGGACAGCCATCTGAACGACCACGGCTATATTGTCCCGGGCCTGGGGGATGCAGGCGACCGGATGTTCGGCACCAAGTGA
- a CDS encoding GNAT family N-acetyltransferase: MSDIQVRFATLQDAPAVAALHLNACRMAYAGQVPDAHWDTTPMPKRVSFWKEAIEYGEPQVMVATSGREIVGFVGFDRSRDPKSKNTTGEIWAIYAAPERIGQGVGLALWDAAREGLEDEGCTDVTVWLPLLHERTLRFHDLAGFKREMNTARTVPLGGVKVEEVRLKRKLG, translated from the coding sequence ATGTCCGATATCCAAGTCCGATTTGCCACCCTCCAAGACGCTCCCGCTGTGGCCGCCTTGCACCTGAACGCCTGCCGCATGGCTTACGCCGGTCAGGTGCCCGATGCCCATTGGGACACCACGCCCATGCCCAAGCGTGTGTCCTTCTGGAAAGAGGCCATCGAGTACGGTGAGCCCCAGGTCATGGTGGCCACTTCGGGCCGAGAGATCGTGGGCTTTGTTGGCTTTGACCGCTCGCGCGACCCCAAATCCAAAAACACCACGGGCGAGATTTGGGCCATTTATGCTGCCCCCGAACGCATCGGCCAAGGGGTGGGCCTGGCCCTGTGGGATGCGGCACGCGAGGGTCTGGAGGATGAAGGCTGCACCGACGTGACGGTGTGGCTGCCTTTGTTGCATGAGCGCACTTTGCGTTTCCATGACCTGGCTGGCTTTAAGCGCGAGATGAACACCGCCCGCACCGTACCCTTGGGTGGCGTGAAGGTGGAAGAGGTTCGCCTCAAGCGCAAGTTGGGCTGA
- a CDS encoding ABC transporter ATP-binding protein, whose amino-acid sequence MSAPVLQLSHISKRFGALLANDDISLTLGAGEVLALLGENGAGKSTLVSILFGHYTADAGSITVFGQALPPGDPNAALAAGIGMVHQHFTLADNLSVLDNVMLGSESLWQPFTRRLAAREKLQAVAQRFGLGVDPDALVGRLSVGERQRVEILKALYRGARILILDEPTAVLTPQESEALFAVLRQMVAQGLSIIFISHKLGEVLRVSHRIAVLRAGQLVAQAESADTSQAQLALWMVGHAVEAPQRRPAKAVGDAVCELDNVSTAPARERLLDANLRLHAGEIVAIAGVSGNGQVALAELLCGTRAASAGRVQLLGRPLPPQPARLVPLGVARIPEDRHAVGVVGDLPVWENAVSERLRSSAFSRWGWVRRAAARAYAERVLRTFDVRGGGPAVPARSLSGGNMQKLILGRALSQPDDVAASTGANGAAAVPRLIVAHQPTWGLDIGAVAYVQAQLIAARDAGAAVLLISDDLDEVLTLGDRVAVIHAGRLGTARPATDWSREAIGLAMAGITEAAAQAHA is encoded by the coding sequence ATGTCCGCCCCCGTCCTGCAACTTAGCCACATCAGCAAGCGCTTTGGTGCGTTGCTGGCCAATGACGACATTTCGCTGACGCTCGGTGCCGGCGAGGTGCTGGCCTTGCTGGGCGAGAACGGTGCCGGCAAGTCGACCTTGGTGTCCATTCTGTTCGGGCATTACACGGCTGACGCTGGCAGCATCACGGTGTTCGGCCAGGCGCTGCCACCTGGCGACCCCAACGCCGCACTGGCCGCTGGCATTGGCATGGTGCACCAGCACTTCACGCTGGCTGACAACCTGAGCGTGCTCGACAACGTGATGCTCGGCTCGGAGTCGCTGTGGCAGCCCTTCACCCGACGCCTGGCGGCGCGCGAAAAGCTGCAGGCGGTGGCGCAGCGCTTTGGCCTGGGCGTGGACCCGGACGCTCTGGTGGGTCGGCTGTCGGTGGGGGAGCGCCAGAGGGTGGAGATTCTGAAGGCCCTTTATCGGGGTGCGCGCATCCTGATTCTGGACGAACCCACGGCGGTGCTGACGCCTCAGGAGAGCGAGGCGCTGTTTGCGGTGCTGCGCCAGATGGTGGCCCAGGGCCTGTCCATCATTTTCATCAGCCACAAGCTCGGAGAGGTGCTGCGGGTGTCGCACCGGATTGCGGTGCTGCGCGCTGGCCAACTGGTGGCCCAGGCCGAGTCCGCCGACACCAGCCAGGCCCAACTGGCGCTGTGGATGGTGGGCCATGCGGTCGAGGCGCCGCAACGCCGCCCGGCCAAGGCGGTCGGCGACGCCGTGTGCGAGCTGGACAACGTGAGCACAGCGCCAGCGCGCGAGCGCCTGCTGGATGCCAATCTGCGCCTGCATGCCGGCGAGATCGTGGCGATTGCTGGCGTTTCGGGCAATGGCCAAGTAGCGCTGGCCGAGTTGCTGTGCGGCACCCGCGCCGCCAGCGCCGGCCGGGTGCAGTTGTTGGGCCGGCCACTGCCGCCGCAGCCGGCCCGGCTGGTGCCACTGGGCGTGGCCCGCATCCCGGAGGACCGCCATGCTGTGGGTGTGGTGGGTGACTTGCCGGTGTGGGAGAACGCCGTGTCCGAGCGGTTGCGCAGTTCGGCGTTTTCACGCTGGGGCTGGGTGCGCCGGGCTGCAGCCCGGGCGTATGCCGAGCGCGTTCTGCGCACCTTTGACGTGCGCGGTGGCGGCCCGGCCGTGCCGGCACGCTCGCTGTCGGGCGGCAATATGCAGAAGCTGATTCTGGGCCGGGCTCTGAGCCAGCCTGACGATGTGGCTGCAAGCACCGGGGCAAATGGCGCTGCTGCAGTGCCCCGCCTGATCGTAGCCCACCAGCCGACCTGGGGCCTGGACATCGGCGCCGTGGCCTATGTGCAAGCTCAACTGATCGCGGCGCGCGATGCCGGTGCCGCGGTGCTGTTGATATCGGACGACCTGGACGAGGTGCTGACCCTGGGCGACCGGGTGGCGGTGATCCATGCAGGCCGGCTGGGTACGGCCAGACCGGCGACCGACTGGAGCCGTGAGGCGATCGGGTTGGCAATGGCCGGCATCACTGAGGCTGCAGCGCAGGCCCACGCATGA
- a CDS encoding NUDIX hydrolase, translating to MELNTELLTAPPLDAATVVMLRDGPGGLQVLLMRRHQASNVLGGVHVFPGGKLDPQDEQPIWQQRLSQDSATLHRRLNEPELDNERAAGLFVAAMREAYEECRVLLGCDPRDTAEARHVLQALRSGHVWHEAFHSRNLLLCTEPLVPWCRWITPRQASVTNKRFDTRFFVTQVPDDQLAEHDNHEATEALWIQPRQALQRYWDREIELAPPQIMSLVHLSRHSDANSVLTEAQNRCPPVIEPEPFDQDGVRTICYPGDPRHSVRQPAFPGPSRLMFKNKRFEPALGLAALLD from the coding sequence ATGGAACTGAACACCGAACTGTTGACCGCCCCGCCTTTGGACGCCGCCACCGTGGTGATGTTGCGCGACGGCCCGGGTGGTTTGCAAGTGCTGCTGATGCGCAGACACCAGGCCTCGAACGTACTGGGTGGCGTCCATGTCTTTCCTGGCGGCAAACTCGACCCGCAAGACGAACAACCCATATGGCAACAACGCCTGAGCCAGGACAGCGCCACCCTGCATCGACGACTGAACGAGCCCGAGCTGGACAATGAACGTGCCGCCGGGCTTTTTGTGGCGGCCATGCGAGAGGCTTACGAGGAGTGCCGCGTGCTGCTGGGCTGCGATCCACGCGATACGGCAGAAGCCCGCCATGTGCTCCAGGCCCTGCGCAGCGGCCATGTCTGGCATGAAGCCTTCCATTCACGAAACCTGCTTTTGTGCACCGAGCCGCTGGTGCCCTGGTGCCGATGGATCACGCCGCGCCAGGCGTCGGTGACCAACAAGCGTTTTGACACCCGGTTTTTTGTCACCCAGGTGCCCGATGACCAGTTGGCTGAACACGATAACCACGAGGCCACCGAAGCGCTGTGGATCCAGCCGCGCCAAGCGCTGCAGCGCTATTGGGACCGCGAGATTGAGCTGGCCCCGCCGCAAATCATGAGCCTGGTGCACCTAAGTCGGCACTCCGATGCCAACAGCGTGCTGACCGAGGCCCAAAACCGTTGCCCTCCGGTGATCGAACCCGAACCTTTTGACCAGGACGGCGTGCGCACCATTTGCTACCCGGGCGACCCGCGTCATTCGGTCAGACAACCAGCCTTTCCCGGCCCCAGCCGCTTGATGTTCAAAAACAAACGCTTTGAACCCGCATTGGGTTTGGCAGCCCTGCTTGACTAA
- a CDS encoding tRNA-dihydrouridine synthase, with amino-acid sequence MEGLLDHTLRDVLTRVGGVDVCVSEFIRVTHTVLPRRAFVRVVPELLNQSRTPAGVPVKVQLLGSDPICLADNAAALAELAPYGIDLNFGCPAKTVNQHRGGAVLLDEPELVGRIVAAVRRAVPAHIPVSAKMRLGYNDDARAEDCAMAIEAAGASELVVHARTKAHGYRPPAYWDRIADLRQHVRLPMVANGEIWTVTDALRCQEVTGCDRLMIGRGMVTDPGLALAIARHRSTGESLLPGQGVAWSTLLALMQVFWRGVSARVATRHRAGRLKQWLNYMRRVYPQAQLAFDTLRWVHDAHKIDQWLAEQQPLHTPV; translated from the coding sequence ATGGAGGGCTTGCTGGACCATACTTTGCGCGATGTGTTAACGCGGGTGGGCGGAGTGGACGTCTGCGTGTCCGAATTCATCCGGGTCACCCACACAGTGTTGCCGCGTCGGGCCTTTGTGCGCGTGGTGCCTGAATTGCTGAACCAAAGCCGCACGCCTGCCGGGGTGCCGGTCAAAGTGCAGTTGCTGGGGTCTGACCCGATTTGCCTGGCGGACAACGCCGCTGCCCTGGCCGAATTGGCGCCTTACGGCATTGACTTGAACTTTGGCTGCCCTGCCAAAACCGTGAACCAGCACCGGGGCGGTGCGGTGTTGCTCGACGAGCCCGAGTTGGTAGGCCGAATAGTGGCGGCAGTGCGACGGGCGGTGCCGGCGCACATCCCGGTGTCGGCCAAGATGCGCTTGGGCTATAACGATGACGCCCGCGCAGAGGACTGTGCCATGGCCATCGAAGCGGCAGGCGCCAGTGAATTGGTTGTGCATGCCCGCACCAAAGCCCACGGTTACCGGCCACCCGCTTATTGGGACCGCATTGCCGATTTGCGCCAGCATGTGCGCTTGCCCATGGTTGCCAATGGTGAAATCTGGACCGTGACCGATGCCCTGCGCTGCCAGGAAGTGACCGGTTGTGACCGGCTCATGATCGGGCGAGGCATGGTCACTGACCCTGGCTTGGCCTTGGCGATTGCCCGTCACCGATCAACCGGGGAGAGTTTGCTGCCGGGTCAAGGCGTCGCATGGTCGACGCTGTTGGCTCTGATGCAGGTCTTTTGGCGGGGTGTGAGCGCGCGAGTGGCTACCCGACACCGCGCAGGGCGTCTCAAGCAGTGGCTCAATTACATGCGGCGGGTGTACCCGCAGGCGCAGTTGGCGTTTGACACATTGCGGTGGGTGCATGACGCGCACAAAATCGACCAATGGTTGGCCGAACAGCAGCCCCTGCACACCCCTGTGTAG
- a CDS encoding BMP family protein — MSAHPLNRRHALVLAAALTAAAPTLSLAQAKIKVAGIYTVPFEQQWAGRLHTALIAAQARGEIEYKASENVSNADYERVMREYATAGNTLIVGEAFAVEAAARKVAKDFPKVSFLMGSSGKPQAPNFSVFDNYIQEPAYLTGMIAGGMSKTNKIGMVGGFPIPEVNRLMNAFMAGAKEVNPKVTFSVSFINSWFDPPKAKEAAFAMIDKGADVMYAERFGVSDAAKEKGKLAIGNVINTQAQYPDTVVASAIWHFEPSADRAIKLVKEGKFTAEDYGPYSMMKHKGSSLAPLGTFEKKVPPELVARVRAKEKAILDGKFNVKVDDNQPKSSAK; from the coding sequence ATGTCAGCCCACCCCCTGAACCGCCGCCATGCGCTTGTGCTGGCCGCCGCCCTGACCGCTGCTGCCCCGACCCTGAGTTTGGCCCAGGCCAAGATCAAGGTCGCCGGCATTTACACCGTGCCGTTTGAACAGCAGTGGGCCGGGCGCCTGCACACCGCGCTGATAGCGGCGCAAGCGCGCGGCGAGATCGAGTACAAGGCCAGCGAGAACGTGTCCAACGCTGACTACGAGCGTGTGATGCGCGAGTACGCTACGGCCGGCAACACACTGATCGTGGGCGAGGCCTTTGCGGTAGAAGCTGCCGCGCGCAAGGTGGCCAAGGATTTCCCCAAGGTCTCTTTCCTGATGGGCTCCTCGGGCAAACCGCAGGCGCCCAACTTCAGCGTGTTTGACAACTACATTCAGGAGCCTGCCTACCTGACCGGCATGATCGCCGGCGGCATGAGCAAGACCAACAAGATAGGCATGGTGGGCGGTTTCCCGATTCCCGAAGTCAACCGCCTGATGAACGCCTTCATGGCCGGTGCCAAAGAGGTCAACCCCAAGGTGACGTTCAGCGTGAGTTTCATCAACAGTTGGTTTGACCCACCCAAGGCCAAGGAGGCCGCTTTTGCCATGATCGACAAGGGCGCTGACGTGATGTATGCCGAGCGCTTTGGCGTGAGCGATGCCGCCAAAGAAAAGGGCAAGCTGGCGATTGGCAACGTGATCAACACACAGGCCCAGTACCCCGACACTGTGGTGGCCTCGGCCATTTGGCATTTCGAGCCCTCGGCCGACCGCGCCATCAAGCTGGTCAAAGAGGGCAAGTTCACCGCCGAAGACTACGGCCCCTATTCGATGATGAAGCACAAGGGCTCTTCACTGGCACCGCTGGGTACCTTTGAAAAGAAGGTGCCGCCCGAGCTGGTGGCCAGGGTGCGCGCCAAGGAAAAAGCCATTCTGGACGGCAAGTTCAATGTCAAGGTCGATGACAACCAGCCCAAATCCTCGGCCAAATAA
- a CDS encoding SDR family NAD(P)-dependent oxidoreductase, with amino-acid sequence MSIDFKGRVALVTGAGGGLGKEHALALAARGAKVLVNDLGGDVHGVGGSVSAAQAVVNEIRAAGGEALANGASVTDFEAVKAMVQQAVDAWGRVDILVNNAGILRDKSFAKMALADFKLVMDVHVMGAVHCTKAVWPLMQAQNHGRIVMTTSSSGLYGNFGQANYGAAKMALTGLMQTLSIEGEKHNIRVNCLAPTAATRMTEGLMPEAVLQALAPSAVVPAMLVMASDDAPNRTIICAGAGSFEVAHITLTQGVYLGIGPDTAERLAEAMAQVTDRDGETVPRSGSEQGALEVGKAMHDQQRAQTGG; translated from the coding sequence ATGAGCATCGATTTCAAAGGCCGTGTGGCCCTCGTCACGGGGGCCGGCGGCGGTTTGGGCAAGGAGCACGCGCTGGCGCTGGCAGCGCGTGGGGCCAAGGTGCTGGTCAACGACCTGGGCGGCGATGTGCATGGCGTGGGCGGCTCGGTGTCGGCGGCGCAAGCGGTGGTCAATGAAATCCGCGCGGCGGGCGGCGAAGCCTTGGCCAATGGCGCATCGGTCACCGACTTTGAGGCCGTCAAAGCCATGGTTCAGCAAGCGGTGGACGCCTGGGGCCGGGTGGACATTCTGGTCAACAACGCGGGCATCTTGCGCGACAAAAGCTTTGCGAAGATGGCATTGGCCGACTTCAAGCTGGTGATGGATGTGCACGTCATGGGCGCGGTGCATTGCACCAAAGCCGTCTGGCCCCTCATGCAGGCGCAAAACCATGGGCGCATCGTCATGACCACCTCGTCCAGCGGGCTCTATGGCAATTTTGGCCAAGCCAATTACGGCGCGGCCAAGATGGCGCTGACGGGCCTGATGCAAACCCTGTCGATCGAGGGTGAAAAACACAACATCCGCGTCAACTGCCTGGCCCCCACCGCGGCCACCCGCATGACCGAAGGCCTGATGCCCGAAGCCGTGTTGCAAGCCCTGGCCCCCAGCGCCGTGGTGCCCGCCATGCTGGTCATGGCCAGCGACGACGCGCCCAACCGCACCATCATTTGCGCAGGCGCAGGCAGCTTTGAGGTGGCGCATATCACGCTCACGCAAGGTGTGTATTTGGGCATCGGCCCTGATACCGCCGAGCGCCTGGCCGAGGCCATGGCGCAGGTGACTGATCGCGATGGAGAGACCGTACCGCGTTCAGGCTCTGAGCAGGGCGCTCTGGAGGTGGGCAAGGCGATGCATGACCAGCAAAGAGCGCAAACAGGGGGGTGA
- a CDS encoding class I SAM-dependent methyltransferase, with protein MRAASCPSNTWPATTAPTCFWTPHLTAQAPPPAYTIFNRELLALMPEKARQVVEIGCMLGNFAQAYRQINPECHYTGIDIDADYAHEAKKHCNVAIAADVERLDDGMWAQLEKADCWVFGDTLEHLRDPWKVLRRINENMKSHGGGTLVACVPNAQHWSIQMRLNNGAFRYEDAGLLDRTHLRWFTRTTLIELFVSTGFKVIKGTARFLPQPAPEKIIQAIGTLAEASGANAEQAQQDAKVFQFVLQVTAS; from the coding sequence TTGCGGGCCGCGTCATGCCCGAGCAATACCTGGCCCGCTACCACTGCGCCGACTTGTTTTTGGACACCGCACCTTACGGCGCAGGCACCACCGCCTGCGTACACCATTTTTAATCGCGAATTACTGGCCTTGATGCCCGAAAAAGCACGCCAAGTCGTTGAGATCGGCTGCATGCTTGGTAACTTCGCGCAGGCCTATCGCCAAATCAACCCCGAATGTCATTACACCGGTATCGACATTGATGCCGACTATGCCCACGAAGCCAAAAAGCACTGCAACGTCGCCATAGCGGCAGATGTTGAACGTCTTGATGACGGCATGTGGGCACAACTGGAAAAAGCCGACTGCTGGGTCTTTGGCGACACGCTTGAGCATCTTCGTGACCCATGGAAAGTCCTGCGTCGAATCAACGAAAACATGAAGTCTCATGGCGGCGGCACATTGGTGGCATGCGTACCCAATGCACAGCACTGGAGTATTCAAATGCGACTGAACAATGGCGCATTCCGATATGAAGATGCAGGACTGCTGGACCGAACGCATCTGCGCTGGTTCACCCGCACCACCTTGATCGAATTGTTTGTGTCCACAGGGTTCAAAGTCATCAAAGGTACGGCACGGTTTCTGCCTCAACCTGCACCAGAAAAAATCATACAAGCAATTGGTACGCTGGCCGAAGCTTCCGGGGCCAACGCAGAACAAGCCCAGCAAGACGCCAAAGTCTTTCAATTCGTTTTGCAAGTCACCGCCAGCTAG
- a CDS encoding tetratricopeptide repeat protein → MPAPSLTVVQLIQQADQLQSAGKLQQAVDLYNDWLAVHGEEPQAAPVYFNHGILNKLNQPAIAKASYQKAQALNPMLYQAAVNLGLMTEASGDDAQALQIWNQALSDQLPVEGQCMLLNHIGRLHENLKRYPEAEAALERSLRLNPQQADVVQHFVGIRRRQCLWPSIPNWLREARPGEDVALDIGPFMGMAELDTPQRQRQAAQGFVERKRSPITPLPPVRWQHDKLRIGYFSGDFKHHAVSILMAEVLELHDRSRVQVYGLDYSDTTPSAMRQRVLKAFDHHVPLHALTDAQAALRIRELEIDVLIDLTGLTSGSRFDVLAYRAAPVQASYLGYMGSCAIPGVDYILADRHLMPPELTQHFTEKPIYLNS, encoded by the coding sequence ATGCCTGCCCCCTCCCTGACCGTTGTCCAACTGATCCAACAAGCTGACCAACTTCAGTCGGCAGGCAAGCTGCAGCAAGCGGTGGACCTCTACAACGACTGGCTTGCCGTGCATGGTGAAGAGCCGCAAGCCGCCCCTGTGTACTTCAACCACGGCATTCTGAACAAACTCAACCAGCCTGCCATCGCCAAAGCGTCATACCAAAAAGCCCAAGCACTCAACCCCATGCTGTACCAAGCCGCAGTCAATCTGGGGCTGATGACTGAGGCCAGCGGCGACGACGCACAAGCGCTGCAAATTTGGAACCAAGCCCTGAGCGACCAACTGCCCGTTGAAGGCCAATGCATGTTGCTCAACCACATAGGCCGCCTGCATGAAAATCTCAAGCGCTACCCCGAAGCCGAAGCCGCGCTAGAGCGCAGCCTTCGGCTCAACCCCCAACAAGCCGACGTGGTCCAGCACTTTGTCGGCATTCGCCGCCGTCAATGCCTCTGGCCCAGCATACCCAACTGGCTGCGCGAAGCACGCCCGGGTGAAGACGTGGCACTCGACATCGGCCCCTTCATGGGAATGGCCGAACTCGACACCCCGCAGCGCCAACGACAAGCCGCACAGGGTTTCGTTGAGCGCAAACGGAGTCCCATCACCCCGCTGCCGCCTGTGCGCTGGCAACACGACAAGCTGCGTATTGGCTACTTTTCTGGCGACTTCAAGCACCACGCCGTCAGCATCTTGATGGCCGAAGTGCTTGAGCTGCATGACCGCAGCCGCGTGCAGGTGTATGGGCTGGACTACAGCGACACCACCCCCTCGGCCATGCGCCAACGGGTACTCAAGGCGTTTGACCACCATGTCCCCTTGCACGCGCTCACCGACGCACAAGCGGCCCTGCGCATCCGCGAACTCGAAATTGACGTACTCATCGATCTGACCGGGCTCACGTCTGGCTCGCGTTTTGATGTGTTGGCCTACCGCGCCGCGCCTGTCCAAGCCAGCTATCTGGGTTATATGGGCAGCTGCGCCATCCCTGGGGTGGACTACATCCTGGCCGATCGCCACCTGATGCCGCCTGAGCTGACGCAGCACTTCACCGAAAAACCCATCTACCTCAACAGCTAG
- a CDS encoding c-type cytochrome gives MAERTRACTACHGEQGRAGPDGYYPRLAGKPAGYLHNQLRNFAQGRRHYELMTRLVDPLTDAYLGEMAQYFANLQLPYPAPTARNAISNERLAKGQQLAKLGDAARGLPACTQCHGVRLTGVQPNVPGLLGLPLDYLNAQLGAWQTGQRRAHGPDCMAEIVRRMPAADLIAVSSWLARQPLPADTRPAAQMPAGPALPEAMRCGSAPELSNAASQPTATGSRP, from the coding sequence ATGGCCGAACGCACCCGGGCTTGCACCGCCTGCCACGGCGAGCAGGGACGCGCTGGACCTGACGGCTATTACCCCCGACTGGCGGGCAAACCCGCAGGTTACTTGCACAACCAGCTGCGTAATTTTGCGCAGGGCCGCCGCCATTACGAGCTGATGACGCGCTTGGTGGACCCTTTGACCGACGCCTACCTGGGCGAAATGGCGCAGTACTTTGCCAACCTGCAACTACCCTATCCCGCCCCCACGGCCCGCAACGCCATCAGCAACGAACGCCTGGCCAAAGGCCAGCAACTGGCGAAGCTGGGTGACGCCGCACGCGGCCTGCCCGCCTGCACACAATGCCACGGTGTGCGTCTGACCGGTGTGCAGCCGAATGTGCCGGGGCTGCTGGGCCTGCCGCTGGACTACCTGAATGCCCAACTGGGTGCCTGGCAAACTGGGCAGCGACGCGCCCATGGCCCCGACTGCATGGCCGAAATCGTCCGCCGCATGCCTGCTGCGGACCTGATTGCCGTCTCCAGCTGGCTGGCACGCCAACCCCTGCCCGCCGACACCCGGCCTGCGGCTCAAATGCCAGCTGGCCCTGCGCTGCCCGAGGCGATGCGCTGCGGCAGTGCGCCTGAACTGTCCAATGCAGCGAGCCAGCCCACCGCCACCGGAAGCCGCCCATGA
- a CDS encoding Hpt domain-containing protein gives MPSNQAPTHLYLSIERAMEFIGDTRGILSLLKTLEQTLSEDLPRLQALLEKGDVHGAYRILHQLKGFTPVFCVDSLVEHVVRVEEMSKHADAAELSVAYSLLAPQLEALRQEVLAHLAHQKPA, from the coding sequence ATGCCCTCAAACCAAGCACCGACGCATCTTTACCTGTCCATCGAAAGGGCCATGGAATTCATCGGGGATACCCGAGGCATTCTGTCTTTGCTCAAAACCCTTGAGCAAACCCTCAGCGAAGATTTGCCTCGCCTGCAAGCCCTGCTCGAAAAAGGGGATGTCCATGGTGCTTATCGCATCCTGCATCAACTCAAGGGCTTCACGCCGGTTTTTTGCGTGGACAGTCTGGTCGAGCATGTGGTGCGGGTGGAAGAGATGAGCAAACACGCCGATGCGGCCGAATTGAGCGTCGCCTACAGCCTCTTGGCACCCCAACTCGAAGCCCTGCGGCAGGAAGTGCTGGCTCATCTGGCCCATCAAAAACCGGCTTGA